The Penaeus chinensis breed Huanghai No. 1 chromosome 36, ASM1920278v2, whole genome shotgun sequence genome includes a region encoding these proteins:
- the LOC125044697 gene encoding DNA replication licensing factor mcm7-like codes for MASKQRDYDQEKEAIKRFLAEFHNVGDDGRKSFKYATQLVELAHREQVSLTVEIEDVAEFDPDMAEAIVQNSRRYLNLFSEAVYEMLPDYKQRETVARDALDVYIEHRLMMEQRTRQPGDVRDVRNRYPPELIRRYEVYFKAPSAQKPVAIRNVKATHIGKLVLVRGIVTRCTEVKPMMQVATYTCDQCGAETYQPIQSSSFMPQLLCPSEDCRVNKSGGRLYLQTRGSKFVKFQEIKVQEHSDQVPVGNIPRSLTVMCRGEQTRLCQPGDHVAITGVFMPLLRHGFRAMMQGLLSDTFLEAHRIVQMNKTEDDELGAEELTESEIKQIAEENFYDKLAISIAPEIYGHEDVKKALLLLLVGGVDCNPNGMKIRGSINICLMGDPGVAKSQLLSYIDRLASRSQYTTGRGSSGVGLTAAVMKDPLTGEMTLEGGALVLADQGICCIDEFDKMADTDRTAIHEVMEQQTISIAKAGIMTSLNARVSILAAANPAYGRYNPKKTVEQNIQLPAALLSRFDLLWLIQDRPDRENDLRLAQHITYVHQHCAQPPTQFKPLDMKLMRRYIALCKKKQPTIPENLTDYLVSAYVEMRKEARNNKDMTFTSARTLLAVLRISTALARLRLVDAVEKEDVNEAMRLIEMSKDSLNHTDERTGRAQTVTDKIFTLIREVAGENRVVKLGEIVERCTSKGYKPDQVNECIEEYEELNVWQVNQARTKLTFV; via the exons ATGGCCAGCAAGCAGCGTGATTACGACCAAGAAAAGG AGGCCATCAAGCGCTTCTTGGCCGAGTTTCACAATGTTGGAGACGATGGCCGCAAGAGCTTCAAATATGCCACGCAGCTGGTTGAGCTGGCGCACCGAGAGCAAGTCAGCCTCACAGTTGAAATTGAGGACGTTG CCGAATTTGACCCTGATATGGCAGAGGCAATAGTGCAGAACAGCAGGCGGTATTTGAATTTGTTCTCGGAGGCTGTTTACGAAATGTTGCCTGATTATAAACAAAGAGAG ACAGTAGCTAGGGATGCCCTGGATGTTTACATTGAACATCGCCTCATGATGGAGCAGCGCACACGGCAGCCTGGTGATGTCCGTGATGTTCGCAACAGATACCCACCAGAGTTGATCAGGAGATA tGAAGTCTACTTCAAGGCTCCATCAGCCCAAAAACCTGTGGCCATTCGTAATGTAAAAGCAACCCATATTGGAAAACTTGTGCTAGTGCGAGGCATTGTCACAAGGTGTACGGAAGTGAAGCCTATGATGCAAGTAGCCACATACACTTGCGACCAGTGTGGTGCTGAGACTTACCAGCCT ATTCAGTCCTCAAGTTTTATGCCACAGTTGCTCTGCCCTAGTGAAGACTGTAGGGTAAACAAATCTGGTGGACGCCTGTACCTGCAGACTCGTGGTTCAAAGTTTGTCAAATTCCAGGAAATCAAGGTTCAAGAGCACTCTGATCAG GTTCCAGTGGGCAACATCCCCAGATCCTTGACTGTGATGTGCAGAGGCGAACAGACCAGACTTTGTCAGCCAGGTGACCATGTTGCTATCACTGGCGTGTTCATGCCCCTCTTGCGTCATGGTTTTAGGGCAATGATGCAGGGTCTGCTTTCAGATACCTTCCTGGAGGCTCAT AGGATAGTCCAGATGAACAAGACAGAGGATGATGAATTAGGAGCTGAGGAACTGACTGAGTCAGAGATCAAACAAATTGCAGAGGAGAATTTCTATGACAAGCTTGCAATCTCCATTGCCCCTGAGATCTATGGTCATGAAGATGTCAAAaaagctctcctcctcctcctcgtaggTGGTGTTGACTGTAATCCCAATGGCATGAAAATTCGTGGTAGCATCAACATCTGCCTCATGGGTGACCCTGGTGTGGCTAAGTCTCAGTTACTTTCTTACATTGACCGGCTGGCTTCCAGGAGCCAGTACACGACTGGCCGAGGTTCCAGTGGTGTTGGTCTAACTGCTGCTGTGATGAAGGATCCCCTAACAGGTGAAATGACCTTGGAGGGAGGAGCTCTAGTGCTGGCTGATCAGGGTATTTGCTGCATTGACGAGTTTGACAAGATGGCTGATACTGATAGGACTGCCATTCACGAGGTGATGGAACAGCAGACCATCTCTATTGCAAAG GCTGGAATCATGACAAGTCTAAATGCTCGTGTGAGTATTCTTGCTGCTGCTAACCCTGCTTATGGACGCTACAATCCCAAGAAAACTGTGGAACAGAACATCCAGCTTCCAGCAGCACTGTTGTCTCGTTTTGATCTTCTGTGGCTTATTCAAGATAGGCCAGATCGTGAAAATGATCTGAG ACTGGCTCAGCATATCACCTATGTTCATCAGCACTGCGCCCAACCGCCCACCCAGTTCAAGCCACTTGACATGAAGCTAATGAGACGTTACATTGCTCTTTGCAAAAAGAAG CAACCCACCATCCCTGAAAACCTGACTGACTACCTGGTGTCAGCCTATgtagagatgaggaaggaagctCGTAACAACAAAGACATGACCTTCACCTCTGCTCGAACCCTTCTTGCTGTTCTGCGTATATCCACTGCTCTTGCACGCCTTCGACTTGTTGATGCT GTGGaaaaagaggatgtgaatgaagcTATGCGCCTGATTGAAATGAGCAAGGATTCACTAAACCATACTGATGAGAGAACAGGAAG GGCCCAGACTGTGACTGATAAGATCTTCACACTGATTCGTGAGGTCGCTGGTGAAAATCGTGTGGTAAAATTAGGTGAAATCGTTGAGCGTTGTACTAGCAAGGGATACAAGCCAGATCAG GTTAATGAGTGCATTGAAGAGTATGAAGAGCTGAATGTCTGGCAAGTGAACCAAGCTCGTACCAAGCTGACATTTGTCTAA